In Penicillium oxalicum strain HP7-1 chromosome I, whole genome shotgun sequence, a single window of DNA contains:
- a CDS encoding 2-oxoisovalerate dehydrogenase subunit beta, producing the protein MSLPRSSRRLIPRVSNRCYSSAPSPRAKLNLPVDYKTTPILHHTPSSLSGVPDFPAGATSKKLNYFQAINSALRTALSKSDKVMLFGEDVAFGGVFRCSMDLQTEFGSERVFNTPLTEQGIAGFAIGAAAEGMKPVAEIQFADYVYPAFDQIVNEAAKFRYREGGTGINVGGLVIRMPCGGVGHGALYHSQSPEALFAHVPGVRVVMPRSPAQAKGLLLSSIFEHNDPVIFMEPKILYRAAVEHVPNEYYTIPLSKAEVIKPGKDLTIISYGQPLYLCSSAISAIEKSMKGVSIELIDLRTIYPWDRQTVLESVRKTGRAVVVHESMINYGVGAEVAATLQEGAFLRLEAPVKRVAGWSTHTGLSYEQFILPDVARIYDAVKQTLEY; encoded by the exons ATGTCGTTACCCCGATCGTCGCGGAGGTTAATCCCGCGAGTCTCCAACCGATGCTACTCAAGTGCACCTTCGCCGCGGGCGAAGCTCAATCTGCCCGTGGACTACAAAACTACCCCGATTCTACACCACACACCATCATCTCTAAGCGGAGTCCCCGATTTCCCCGCCGGAGCAACCAGCAAGAAACTGAACTACTTTCAAGCAATCAACTCCGCGTTGCGGACAGCCTTGTCCAAATCGGACAAGGTGATGCTGTTTGGAGAGGATGTGGCTTTCGGTGGTGTGTTCCGGTGCTCAATGGATCTTCAGACGGAATTTGGCTCAGAACGAGTGTTCAACACCCCGTTGACAGAACAAGGAATTGCTGGCTTTGCTATTGGTGCGGCAGCGGAAGGGATGAAGCCAGTGGCTGAGATTCAATTTGCCGACTATGTCTACCCAGCCTTTGATCAGATCGTGAACGAGGCTGCGAAATTCAGATACCGCGAAGGTGGTACGGGAATCAATGTTGGGGGTCTGGTGATTCGAATGCCCTGCGGTGGGGTCGGACACGGTGCTTT ATATCATTCTCAATCCCCGGAAGCCCTCTTTGCACACGTTCCTGGCGTCCGAGTCGTGATGCCTCGATCACCTGCCCAGGCCAAGGGTCTTCTTCTATCCTCCATCTTTGAGCACAATGATCCGGTCATTTTCATGGAGCCAAAGATTCTCTACCGCGCCGCCGTGGAACATGTCCCCAATGAATACTATACGATACCCCTCAGCAAGGCCGAGGTGATCAAGCCAGGCAAAGATCTGACGATCATCTCATACGGTCAACCACTCTACCTATGCTCATCTGCCATCTCAGCCATCGAGAAGTCCATGAAAGGTGTCAGCATCGAATTGATTGATCTCCGCACTATCTATCCCTGGGATCGGCAGACCGTCCTTGAGAGCGTCCGCAAGACGGGACGAGCAGTGGTCGTTCACGAGAGCATGATCAACTACGGTGTGGGCGCGGAAGTGGCTGCGACCCTGCAAGAAGGCGCTTTCTTGCGCTTAGAAGCTCCCGTCAAGCGAGTTGCTGGTTGGAGTACGCATACTGGTTTATCATATGAGCAGTTTATCCTTCCCGACGTGGCCC GAATTTACGACGCCGTCAAACAGACTTTGGAGTACTAG
- a CDS encoding Argininosuccinate synthase encodes MSKGKVCLAYSGGLDTSCILKYLIEDGYEVVCFMADVGQEEDFEAAREKALKIGALKCEIVDIRREFIEELCFPAIACNAVYENVYLLGTSLARPVIARAQIAVAQREGCFAVSHGCTGKGNDQVRFELAFYALQPNIKVIAPWRDPVFYERFPGRNDLLAYAAEKGIPVTSTKSKPWSMDENLAHCSYEAGILEDPNITAPADMWKLTQDPLTAPDQPEDFTLTFEKGVPVKLEYTEKGQQKTVTDSVDLFLTANAIARRNGVGRIDIVENRFIGIKSRGCYETPGLTCLRAAHIDLEGLVMDREVRALRDSFVTFNYSKLLYNGMYFSPEREFLEASITASQKSVNGVVRCRAYKGSMTVLGRYSETEKLYDMTESSMDEIGDFSPAETTGFINVSAIRLKKYGQMKAAAGERL; translated from the exons ATGTCTAAAGGAAAA GTTTGCCTTGCCTACTCCGGTGGCCTCGACACCAGCTGTATCC TCAAGTACCTGATTGAGGATGGCTACGAGGTTGTCTGCTTCA TGGCCGATGTTGGTCAGgaggaagactttgaggctgCGCGCGAGAAGGCCCTGAAGATCGGTGCCCTCAAGTGTGAGATTGTGGACATCCGTCGCGAGTTCATTGAGGAGCTCTGCTTCCCCGCCATTGCTTGCAATGCCGTCTACGAGAACGTGTATCTGCTCG GCACTTCTCTGGCCCGCCCCGTCATTGCCCGTGCTCAGATCGCTGTCGCCCAG CGCGAGGGCTGCTTTGCCGTCTCTCACGGTTGCACCGGTAAGGGTAACGACCAGGTTCGCTTTGAGCTTGCCTTCTACGCCCTCCAGCCCAACATCAAGGTCATTGCCCCCTGGCGTGACCCCGTCTTCTACGAGCGCTTCCCCGGTCGTAACGATCTCCTCGCCTACGCTGCCGAAAAGGGCATTCCTGTCACATCCACCAAGTCCAAGCCCTGGTCCATGGACGAGAACCTGGCTCACTGCTCCTACGAGGCCGGCATCCTCGAGGACCCCAACATCACTGCCCCTGCCGACATGTGGAAGTTGACCCAGGACCCCCTCACCGCCCCCGACCAGCCCGAGGACTTTACCCTCACCTTCGAGAAGGGTGTTCCCGTGAAGTTGGAGTACACCGAAAAGGGTCAGCAGAAGACCGTCACCGACTCTGTCGACCTCTTCCTGACTGCCAACGCCATTGCCCGCCGCAACGGTGTTGGACGTATTGATATC GTTGAGAACCGCTTCATTGGCATCAAGTCCCGAGGCTGCTACGAGACCCCCGGTCTTACCTGCCTGCGCGCCGCTCACAT CGACCTCGAGGGTCTTGTGATGGATCGTGAGGTCCGCGCTCTCCGTGACTCCTTTGTCACCTTCAACTACTCCAAGCTTCTGTACAACGGCATGTACTTCTCCCCCGAGCGGGAGTTCCTCGAGGCCTCCATCACCGCCTCCCAGAAGAGCGTCAACGGTGTTGTTCGGTGCCGCGCCTACAAGGGCTCCATGACcgtcctgggccgatactccgagaccgagaagctCTACGATATGACCGAGTCCTCCATGGACGAGATTGGTGACTTCTCCCCCGCCGAGACTACCGGATTCATCAACGTTTCCGCCATTCGTCTGAAGAAGTACGGCCAGATGAAGGCCGCCGCTGGCGAGAGACTGTAA
- a CDS encoding Hydroxyacid-oxoacid transhydrogenase, with the protein MTAPAVRVARTAATRARSLLATVQYTHPPNCPCHSNPNHHHHHKTPSLMNHVKRHLATPTDPSREKEYAFEMAASSIRFGPGSTKEVGMDFKNMGARRVCIVTDTNVAKLDAMKQAVEGLTREGIEFTVYDKVRTEPKDSSVKEAIAFAKPYKPDAFLAVGGGSVIDTAKLMNLYTVYPEADFLDFVNAPLGKGLPVVKRLLPLVAVPTTAGTGSETTGTAIFDLVSKKAKTGIAHRNLKPTLGICDPLNTRTMPSAVHASSGLDVLCHALESWTAIPYNERTPRPTNPINRPAYQGANPISDIFSLQALRSTVQYLPRAVHDPDDHEAQSNMLLAATLAGVGFGNAGVHLCHGMSYPISSQNPGYKHAGYDVDHPIIPHGVSVAVTAPAVFRFTAASNPDRHLAAAEAFGVDISNVKRESAGEVLGEAIAKFLVKLGDQPRGLKDLGFKAGDIDGLVEGTIPQKRVLMLAPNLSEELEAEKGELRKLLEESLEY; encoded by the exons ATGACCGCACCAGCAGTTCGTGTGGCCCGAACGGCCGCTACACGAGCCCGTAGTCTCCTCGCAACAGTGCAATATACCCACCCCCCCAATTGTCCCTGTCACTCCAACCccaatcatcaccatcatcacaAGACCCCGTCTCTCATGAACCATGTCAAGCGTCATCTGGCCACTCCCACCGACCCCTCCCGTGAGAAGGAGTATGCCTTTGAAATGGCTGCGTCGAGCATTCGATTCGGTCCCGGCTCCACCAAGGAGGTCGGTATGGATTTTAAGAACATGGGTGCTCGGCGCGTGTGCATCGTGACCGATACCAATGTCGCCAAGCTGGATGCCATGAAACAGGCCGTGGAAGGGTTGACGAGGGAGGGCATTGAGTTTACCGTGTACGACAAAGTTCGGACCGAGCCAAAGGATAGCTCGGTCAAGGAGGCGATTGCTTTCGCCAAACCGTACAAGCCGGATGCCTTTCTTGCAGTTG GCGGTGGCTCCGTCATCGACACGGCCAAATTGATGAATCTGTACACGGTCTATCCCGAAGCCGATTTCCTCGACTTTGTCAACGCTCCTCTCGGCAAAGGACTGCCCGTTGTAAAGCGACTTCTCCCTCTCGTCGCCGTTCCAACGACAGCAGGCACCGGATCCGAAACCACCGGCACGGCCATCTTCGATCTGGTCTCCAAAAAGGCCAAAACCGGCATCGCCCACCGTAATCTGAAACCCACCCTGGGTATTTGCGATCCGCTCAACACCCGCACCATGCCCTCCGCTGTCCACGCCTCGTCCGGTCTGGACGTCCTCTGCCACGCGCTCGAATCATGGACAGCGATCCCGTACAACGAGCGTACACCCCGCCCAACCAACCCCATCAATCGACCCGCTTACCAAGGCGCCAACCCCATCTCGGATATCTTCTCTCTGCAAGCCCTCCGCAGCACCGTGCAGTACCTGCCTCGCGCGGTGCACGATCCAGATGACCACGAGGCCCAGTCCAACATGCTGCTGGCCGCCACCCTGGCGGGTGTGGGTTTCGGAAACGCAGGCGTGCATCTGTGTCACGGCATGAGTTATCCGATTTCAAGCCAGAATCCAGGCTACAAGCATGCCGGATACGATGTGGATCATCCGATAATTCCGCACGGTGTCTCGGTCGCCGTGACTGCGCCGGCCGTGTTCCGATTCACGGCGGCTTCGAATCCGGATCGCCACTTGGCGGCCGCGGAGGCCTTTGGCGTGGACATTTCCAACGTCAAGCGCGAGAGCGCGGGTGAAGTGTTGGGTGAAGCCATTGCCAAGTTCCTGGTCAAGCTGGGTGACCAGCCGCGGGGATTGAAGGACTTGGGCTTCAAGGCGGGAGATATCGATGGGTTGGTGGAAGGAACGATCCCGCAGAAGCGAGTCTTGATGCTGGCACCGAATTTGAGTGAAGAGTTGGAGGCGGAAAAGGGGGAGTTGAGGAAGTTGTTGGAAGAGTCGTTGGAGTATTAG
- a CDS encoding Mating-type switching protein swi10 codes for MDARSRDDSLSQARDGGNDGLRPSQPGTPLAGKPKVQQPKPQALPNRSGPSAILVSTRQKGNPILNHIKLLPWEFADIPADYVVGTTSCALFLSLKYHRLHPEYIYSRIKLLAGKYNLRIVLVMVDIPNHEDPLRELSKTSIVNNLTLMLCWSAPEAAHYLELFKSSEHAQPTAIRTQQAQSYKESLVEFVTTPRSINKSDAASLISTFGSLQNAVNAQPEQISAVPGWGEKKVQQWCNAVREDFRVETTKKASAPASKAPRPMERAVRMPDQSAMDEDEDEAVLRSVMEESRRMAESANTPSKPSQPAEQLDDGIAAALAKLRESGG; via the coding sequence ATGGATGCCCGGTCGAGGGACGATAGTCTATCGCAAGCTCGCGACGGTGGGAATGATGGCTTGAGGCCCTCTCAGCCAGGTACTCCATTGGCAGGGAAACCCAAAGTTCAACAGCCTAAGCCTCAAGCCCTTCCAAACCGATCAGGGCCCTCTGCCATCCTAGTCTCGACGCGTCAAAAAGGCAACCCCATCTTGAACCATATCAAGCTTCTGCCATGGGAGTTTGCTGATATTCCTGCCGACTACGTGGTCGGGACTACCAGTTGCGCACTGTTTCTCTCACTAAAATATCACCGCCTTCATCCGGAATACATCTATTCTCGAATCAAACTTCTAGCGGGAAAGTACAACCTCCGCATTGTACTAGTCATGGTCGACATTCCTAACCATGAAGACCCCTTAAGAGAGCTATCCAAGACCTCCATTGTGAACAACCTCACATTAATGCTCTGCTGGTCTGCACCCGAGGCAGCACATTATCTCGAACTGTTCAAATCCTCCGAACATGCGCAGCCTACTGCGATTCGCACTCAGCAGGCACAGTCGTATAAAGAATCTCTTGTGGAATTTGTGACCACACCACGGAGCATCAACAAGTCCGATGCAGCGAGTCTGATATCGACATTTGGAAGCCTTCAGAATGCCGTGAATGCACAGCCAGAGCAAATCAGCGCCGTGCCTGGctggggggagaaaaaagttCAGCAATGGTGCAACGCGGTGCGGGAAGATTTTAGGGTTGAGACCACCAAAAAAGCATCGGCCCCGGCTTCTAAGGCCCCAAGGCCAATGGAACGAGCTGTTCGCATGCCAGACCAATCAGCtatggatgaggatgaagacgaggCGGTGCTTCGATCTGTTATGGAAGAAAGCCGGCGCATGGCTGAGTCTGCGAATACCCCATCCAAGCCGAGTCAGCCGGCTGAGCAGCTCGATGATGGCATTGCGGCCGCGCTAGCAAAACTCCGCGAATCCGGGGGTTGA
- a CDS encoding Protein MAM3, producing MAARATHLLAARPIVLSLVKFIFFAFSHLPLATAAPVLSPYLHSLNHDVEPPKDADDPSLWLYLSISAALVLSGGAFAGLTIALMGQDEVYLQVIQTSGEGSEKKNAASVLNLLKKGKHWVLVTLLLSNVITNETLPIVLDRTLGGGWPAVLGSTALIVIFGEIVPQSICVRYGLPIGAWMAPCVLVLMYIMSPVAWPVAKLLDKLLGEDHGTIYKKAGLKTLVTLHKTMGEAGEQLNSDEVTIISAVLDLKEKSVGTIMTPMEDVFTMSADTVLDERTMDLILSQGYSRIPIHAPDNPMNFVGMLLVKMLITYDPEDCKRVREFALATLPETRPETSCLDIVNFFQEGKSHMVLVSEYPGEDRGALGVVTLEDVIEELIGEEIIDESDVFIDVHKAIRRMAPAPKSRVPKGKIVEDPPMMPVQTDEQADGTDGNDENSKSSPGADKTLLELSRRRSSVEAPPPRFHLRRQAPDQSADPTDNWVTHRGATDEIREHLKHLGPSNLASRPRQTRYSSVKIKRSGTSPPRAAHTDAESNHNISESEPLLASNGLQGGIGAGLVSSGADAKDGALAVKMGYGAISAQDQVTKATNAQQYKDLPEVAIPEEDSEEDENVAQAPISRKSTSKNSSTSMSISSADSKSNDYVIHRGPTRSGSITEQIVDMNGIRKVVLHANGNSSSESEPGSSPQPTGNSTPIRNDKATETLIPEESQPSVHESQHKKRRRKKKRGKNHKTAGDDNATEDQPLLQ from the exons ATGGCTGCCCGTGCCACTCATCTCCTTGCTGCTCGGCCAATTGTGCTGAGCCTCGTCAAATTCATATTCTTTGCATTCTCGCACCTTCCGCTCGCGACTGCGGCTCCTGTGCTGTCGCCCTACCTCCATTCCTTGAACCATGACGTCGAACCTCCAAAAGATGCCGACGACCCCAGCCTTTGGCTCTACTTGAGCATTTCTGCAGCACTTGTTCTCAGCGGTGGAGCGTTCGCCGGTTTAACAATCGCATTGATGGGCCAGGATGAAGTCTATTTACAAGTGATCCAAACATCTGGCGAAGGctcggagaagaagaatgccGCCAGTGTCTTGAACCTGCTCAAAAAAGGCAAACATTGGGTGCTCGTCACTCTTCTCCTCAGCAATGTCATCACCAACGAGACTCTCCCAATTGTGTTGGATCGAACCCTTGGCGGTGGATGGCCAGCCGTCTTGGGCAGTACAGCGTTGATTGTCATTTTTGGTGAGATCGTCCCTCAATCGATCTGTGTCCGATATGGTCTACCCATCGGAGCATGGATGGCCCCATGCGTGTTGGTCCTCATGTACATTATGTCCCCGGTGGCCTGGCCCGTGGCCAAGCTTCTCGACAAACTCCTCGGAGAGGATCACGGCACAATATACAAAAAGGCCGGACTCAAGACACTCGTCACACTGCACAAAACAATGGGTGAGGCTGGAGAACAGCTCAATTCCGATGAGgtcaccatcatctccgctgtgctggatttgaaagaaaaatccGTTGGCACGATCATGACGCCCATGGAAGATGTGTTTACCATGTCCGCCGACACCGTCCTCGATGAGCGCACAATGGACTTGATTCTGTCCCAAGGATATTCTCGCATCCCGATCCATGCGCCCGATAACCCCATGAACTTTGTTGGCATGCTTCTTGTCAAAATGCTTATCACCTACGACCCCGAAGACTGCAAACGTGTGCGTGAATTCGCACTGGCCACACTCCCCGAGACGCGCCCCGAAACCAGTTGTCTCGACATTGTCAATTTTTTCCAAGAAGGCAAATCTCACATGGTGCTCGTCTCAGAATATCCTGGCGAAGACCGCGGGGCCCTCGGTGTTGTCACCCTTGAAGACGTGATTGAAGAATTGATTGGCGA AGAAATCATTGATGAATCCGACGTCTTCATCGACGTTCACAAAGCTATCCGCCGCATGGCACCGGCACCCAAGAGCCGAGTACCCAAAGGAAAAATTGTCGAGGACCCGCCGATGATGCCAGTCCAAACAGACGAACAAGCGGACGGGACTGACGGAAACGACGAAAATTCCAAATCTTCGCCTGGAGCAGACAAGACATTATTAGAGCTTTCACGCCGTCGAAGCTCCGTCGAGGCCCCGCCTCCACGCTTCCACCTTCGCCGACAAGCCCCCGACCAATCCGCGGATCCTACTGACAACTGGGTCACACATCGCGGTGCGACGGATGAAATCCGTGAACACTTGAAGCACCTCGGCCCGTCGAATCTGGCCAGCCGGCCACGTCAGACGCGTTATTCGTCTGTCAAAATCAAACGCAGCGGCACGTCGCCCCCTCGTGCCGCCCACACAGATGCCGAATCCAACCACAACATCTCTGAATCGGAACCTCTTCTCGCATCTAATGGCCTTCAAGGAGGCATTGGGGCTGGCCTTGTGTCTTCTGGCGCCGATGCCAAAGATGGCGCTCTTGCTGTGAAAATGGGATATGGTGCCATTTCCGCCCAGGACCAAGTGACCAAAGCCACAAACGCTCAACAGTACAAGGATCTTCCTGAAGTTGCTATACCCGAGGAAGAttcggaggaagatgagaatgtcGCTCAGGCTCCTATTTCCCGCAAGTCAACCAGCAAGAACAGCAGCACCTCGATGAGTATAAGCTCGGCAGACTCCAAATCCAACGATTACGTGATTCATCGTGGTCCAACCCGCAGCGGCAGCATCACCGAACAGATTGTGGACATGAATGGCATTCGCAAGGTCGTCCTCCATGCAAATGGCAATAGCTCCTCTGAGAGTGAGCCTGGAAGCTCCCCCCAGCCCACCGGCAATTCCACTCCCATCCGAAATGACAAAGCCACAGAGACTTTGATCCCCGAAGAATCACAACCTTCAGTACATGAAAGCCAGCATAAGAAGCGCCGTCGTAAGAAGAAGCGCGGCAAGAACCACAAAACCGCCGGTGATGACAATGCCACCGAAGATCAACCCCTCTTACAATGA
- a CDS encoding Membrane steroid-binding protein 2: MSERFAPKVPVQLDPPKDDPISPEELAKCDGSDPSRPTLVAIKGTVFDVSRNQAYGATGQYRVFAGKDASRALARSSLKPEECVPEWYDLDEKEKTTLDEWYTFFSKRYNIVGKVEGAKNT; the protein is encoded by the exons ATGTCTGAAAGATTCGCTCCCAAGGTCCCAGTCCAATTGGACCCGCCAAAGGATGATCCCATCTCCCCCGAGGAGCTGGCCAAATGTGACG GCTCTGATCCCAGCCGCCCAACCCTGGTCGCTATCAAGGGCACTGTGTTCGACGTCTCCCGCAACCAGGCCTACGGTGCGACAGGTCAATATCGCG TCTTCGCTGGCAAAGATGCGTCGAGGGCGCTGGCTCGCTCTTCGTTGAAGCCCGAGGAATGTGTGCCCGAATGGTACGAtttggatgagaaggagaagacgacgcTGGATGAGTGGTACACATTCTTCAGCAAGCGGTATAACATCGTTGGCAAGGTTGAGGGTGCGAAGAATACCTGA
- a CDS encoding Antigenic thaumatin-like protein: MIYTNALQLLSLASVALAGSATNGDDREVPYGAFPSSTLVTSAIPTPASSSVASPATPSSTTSLGQAIIENHCQTPIYVWSVGSVTPAPVTVSSGGRYSETYRLDHDTGGVALKISTQQDGLYNSAPLTIFAYNLNGQEVWYDLSDVFGDPFKGHPVVLVPAEPAINWADGVPPSGSQVRVQSASNNLVLTLC; encoded by the coding sequence ATGATTTACACCAACGCTCTTCAGCTGCTCTCTCTCGCATCTGTCGCCCTCGCCGGCTCGGCTACAAATGGAGATGACCGTGAAGTCCCTTACGGTGCATTCCCTTCCTCAACGCTCGTTACGTCAGCCATCCCGACGCCAGCATCCTCCTCTGTGGCTTCCCCGGCAACGCCctccagcaccaccagcctCGGCCAGGCCATCATTGAGAACCACTGCCAAACACCCATCTACGTCTGGTCCGTCGGCTCAGTGACACCTGCCCCCGTGACAGTCTCTTCAGGGGGCCGCTACAGTGAGACCTACCGTCTCGATCATGACACCGGCGGCGTCGCCCTCAAGATTAGCACCCAGCAGGATGGGCTCTACAACAGTGCCCCATTGACCATCTTTGCATACAACTTGAATGGCCAGGAGGTCTGGTATGATCTCTCAGATGTGTTTGGGGACCCATTCAAGGGCCACCCCGTTGTGCTGGTGCCCGCAGAACCAGCTATCAACTGGGCCGACGGTGTTCCTCCATCCGGGAGTCAGGTTCGAGTTCAGAGTGCCTCGAACAATCTGGTCTTGACGCTGTGTTAG